From a single Vibrio tubiashii genomic region:
- a CDS encoding tyrosine-type recombinase/integrase — translation MDWYNIWYNQMTATYLLRRSNTYYFRWSYLESDKYKQVKISLRTSDYLKALHISTGLALKIKELVSPCLSEIKAILDEFIGVKKKQSTSIQSVEIDSHISDLSIKSQVEYRSCWNSFATMTKASLTSVTLAHVEAWKDNQTCSPTTLKKKLRLLSSCFNRVGIKHDADWFKLKVTKDVKAPKEALTTNQLSKLLKATETDRKTKDNWKYYLLRIALLTGCRLNEIAQLRGSDIDLANRKLKIHGENGNRVKNGSSVRNVPINDELYALLIQLSKESQIAPDSRLFDLPWSSTNHFANAPSKFYGKLFKGQGIKGSFHDLRHYVITTLFNRGVKEELIGMLMGHSVGKLTTGKVYLRGFTFDNQMQAMQLLEIA, via the coding sequence ATGGATTGGTACAATATTTGGTACAATCAAATGACCGCAACTTATCTCCTAAGACGTTCCAATACTTATTACTTTCGTTGGTCTTATCTTGAATCTGACAAATACAAGCAAGTAAAAATCAGCCTAAGAACAAGCGACTATCTAAAAGCTCTACATATAAGCACTGGCTTAGCCCTCAAGATTAAAGAGCTTGTATCTCCTTGTTTATCAGAAATCAAAGCTATCCTTGATGAGTTCATTGGAGTTAAGAAGAAACAATCTACTAGCATCCAAAGTGTTGAGATTGATAGCCACATTTCTGACCTGAGTATAAAGAGCCAAGTTGAATATCGTAGCTGTTGGAATAGCTTTGCAACCATGACCAAAGCTAGTCTCACAAGCGTTACTCTGGCTCATGTTGAAGCATGGAAAGATAATCAGACCTGTTCCCCTACCACATTGAAAAAGAAGCTTAGATTGCTTTCCAGTTGCTTTAACCGAGTTGGCATTAAGCATGACGCTGACTGGTTCAAACTGAAAGTGACTAAGGACGTTAAAGCACCAAAAGAAGCTCTTACGACAAATCAGCTTTCAAAGCTCCTAAAAGCCACTGAAACCGATAGAAAGACCAAAGACAATTGGAAGTATTACTTGCTTAGAATTGCCCTGCTGACGGGCTGTAGACTGAATGAAATAGCGCAGTTGAGGGGGAGCGATATAGACCTTGCCAATCGTAAGCTAAAGATTCATGGAGAGAATGGCAATAGAGTTAAGAATGGCTCATCCGTTCGTAATGTTCCTATAAATGATGAGCTGTACGCATTGCTTATTCAGCTATCTAAAGAGTCACAGATTGCACCTGATAGCCGTCTGTTTGATTTACCTTGGTCATCTACTAATCATTTTGCAAATGCACCTAGTAAGTTCTACGGCAAGTTATTCAAAGGGCAGGGTATTAAGGGAAGCTTCCATGACTTGAGACACTATGTCATTACTACTCTGTTTAATAGGGGAGTGAAGGAAGAATTGATAGGAATGTTGATGGGGCATTCTGTTGGTAAGCTGACAACTGGTAAGGTTTATCTAAGAGGGTTCACTTTTGACAACCAGATGCAAGCTATGCAATTACTTGAAATAGCTTGA
- a CDS encoding P-loop NTPase fold protein yields MDTFEKNVVDFLQHKEKKVLVIKGKWGVGKTFTWDKIVEKHGKDTTLSNYSYVSLFGLEGLNELQSRVFYNARSMSQKKGEAVVKNNLKRVGNIAKHIPQVSKFSGAISAIENSLVNDYLICIDDLERKSSKLSMSTLLGYVSNLAETSKCKIVLIFNDDTLEENDKVDIDKYREKVIDTELEFSPLAESNIDIEFKEHQCRDMICDTFKADNLNNIRIIKHIKWNLDEIIKYVDNAEEPVKQDILTTTAILTYVHHEPSIKIRANQIQSIFNYSSEKPVEDKALQSRISALGYAYYAEYEAEIINYIENGRINEEIFIESIEQLNERQKTNNISSELTAAWGSYNNNFLTSSEDVIKSLKDFLDKHISTISARELEPILETLEELEEGFDRNAYIDKFVAIKLDNCHESMIGQLKGMTVNTELLEKIKEKEVELNQHYSIYTVISKIVRERGWNIEDEEFLASHSIDEIYEFLSTDEHEDLLKTVRGAKSIFSNSDGKLPRDEFGRNLHEAILKLAKRSALDNYRVTHFFGIDTTEPEETKEE; encoded by the coding sequence ATGGATACATTTGAAAAAAACGTCGTTGATTTTTTACAGCATAAAGAAAAGAAAGTTCTAGTTATCAAAGGTAAATGGGGAGTAGGGAAGACATTTACTTGGGATAAGATTGTTGAGAAGCACGGAAAGGATACCACATTATCGAATTACTCGTATGTCTCTCTTTTTGGCTTGGAAGGATTAAATGAGCTGCAATCTAGAGTTTTCTACAATGCTAGATCTATGAGCCAAAAGAAAGGTGAAGCAGTAGTAAAAAACAACCTTAAAAGGGTTGGAAACATCGCAAAACATATCCCTCAAGTTTCTAAGTTTTCAGGTGCCATATCTGCAATCGAGAACTCATTAGTAAATGACTATCTTATCTGCATTGATGACCTAGAAAGGAAATCTAGCAAACTATCAATGTCTACTCTACTTGGCTATGTTTCAAATTTAGCTGAAACAAGTAAGTGCAAGATAGTATTGATTTTTAACGATGATACGTTAGAAGAAAATGATAAGGTCGATATAGATAAGTATCGTGAGAAAGTAATTGATACGGAGTTAGAGTTCTCACCATTAGCGGAAAGCAACATTGATATAGAGTTTAAAGAACACCAATGTCGCGACATGATATGCGACACCTTCAAAGCTGATAACCTGAATAATATAAGGATTATTAAGCACATCAAATGGAACTTAGATGAAATAATTAAGTATGTTGATAATGCTGAAGAGCCAGTTAAGCAAGATATATTAACAACAACAGCCATTCTTACGTATGTTCACCATGAGCCTAGTATCAAAATAAGAGCTAATCAGATTCAATCTATTTTTAATTATAGCAGTGAAAAACCTGTTGAAGATAAAGCATTGCAAAGCAGAATCTCAGCTTTAGGTTATGCATATTACGCTGAGTATGAAGCAGAAATAATTAATTATATTGAAAATGGAAGGATAAACGAAGAGATCTTTATTGAATCAATTGAGCAGTTAAATGAGCGACAGAAAACTAACAATATTTCATCGGAACTTACCGCTGCTTGGGGCTCATACAATAATAACTTTCTGACGAGTAGTGAAGATGTAATCAAGAGTTTGAAAGACTTTTTGGACAAACATATTAGTACTATATCCGCTAGAGAGTTAGAACCTATATTAGAAACACTAGAAGAGCTCGAAGAAGGTTTTGATAGAAACGCTTACATTGATAAATTTGTAGCTATCAAGCTAGATAATTGTCATGAGTCTATGATAGGGCAGTTAAAGGGAATGACCGTAAATACTGAACTTCTGGAGAAAATTAAAGAAAAAGAGGTCGAGCTGAATCAGCACTACTCTATCTATACTGTCATTAGCAAAATTGTTAGAGAAAGAGGATGGAACATAGAGGACGAGGAGTTTTTAGCTAGCCATAGTATAGATGAGATTTACGAGTTCTTATCTACAGACGAACATGAAGACCTATTGAAAACGGTTCGTGGAGCAAAGAGCATTTTCAGCAATTCAGATGGTAAGCTGCCACGGGATGAGTTCGGAAGAAACCTTCATGAAGCTATACTGAAACTAGCAAAAAGAAGCGCGCTTGATAACTATAGAGTTACACATTTCTTCGGGATTGATACTACTGAACCTGAAGAAACTAAGGAGGAATAA